The Etheostoma cragini isolate CJK2018 chromosome 5, CSU_Ecrag_1.0, whole genome shotgun sequence genome contains a region encoding:
- the plcxd3 gene encoding PI-PLC X domain-containing protein 3 has protein sequence MASSHGRSDMRFADWMASLPPSMHSTPLTNLAIPGSHDSFSFYIDESSPVGPEQPETVQNFVSVFGTVAKKLMRKWLATQTMNFTSQLEAGIRFFDLRISTKPRDPDNELFFAHGLFSATVREGLEQISSFLSAHAREVVFLDFNHFYGVQNLHHEKLVAMLKEVFGDKLCPVVFAQEVSLQYLWEKEYQVLVFYHHPMALEVPFLWPGQMMPSPWANTTDPEKLVQFLQASVTDRRRKGTFFVSQVVLTPKASTVMKGVASGLRETITERALPGMMQWIRSQRPGESGINIITADFVELGEFISAVITLNYHMDDDEDDAT, from the exons ATGGCTTCGTCTCACGGGAGAAGCGACATGCGGTTTGCAGACTGGATGGCAAGTTTACCTCCGAGCATGCACAGCACTCCGCTCACCAACCTGGCTATCCCTG GTTCCCATGATTCCTTCAGTTTTTACATCGACGAGTCGTCTCCGGTTGGTCCCGAGCAGCCGGAAACGGTACAgaactttgtttctgtttttgggACGGTGGCTAAGAAACTAATGAGGAAGTGGTTAGCTACGCAGACTATGAACTTCACCAGCCAACTGGAGGCTGGGATCCGCTTCTTCGACCTCCGCATCTCCACCAAGCCCCGCGACCCCGACAACGAGCTGTTCTTTGCCCACGGGCTCTTCAGTGCCACG GTCAGAGAAGGTCTTGAGCAGATCAGCAGTTTCCTGTCAGCTCACGCAAGAGAAGTTGTGTTCCTGGACTTTAACCACTTCTACGGCGTGCAGAACCTGCACCATGAAAAACTGGTGGCCATGTTGAAAGAGGTGTTTGGAGACAAACTCTGCCCAGTCGTCTTCGCTCAGGAG GTGTCTCTGCAGTATCTGTGGGAGAAGGAGTACCAGGTGCTTGTCTTCTACCACCACCCCATGGCCCTTGAGGTGCCCTTCCTGTGGCCAGGGCAGATGATGCCCTCTCCCTGGGCCAACACCACCGACCCGGAGAAGCTGGTTCAGTTTCTCCAGGCGTCTGTCACTGACCGCAG GAGGAAGGGGACCTTCTTTGTCTCCCAGGTGGTTCTAACACCGAAGGCCAGCACTGTGATGAAGGGCGTGGCTAGCGGACTGAGAGAGACGATCACTGAAAG GGCCTTACCAGGCATGATGCAGTGGATCAGATCACAGAGACCCGGGGAAAGTGGCATCAACATTATCACAGCTGACTTTGTGGAGCTCGGGGAATTCATCAGCGCTGTCATCACCCTTAACTATCACATGGACGATGATGAAGATGACGCAACCTGA